In Silene latifolia isolate original U9 population chromosome X, ASM4854445v1, whole genome shotgun sequence, the following proteins share a genomic window:
- the LOC141621854 gene encoding nucleobase-ascorbate transporter 6-like, translating into MLGEYLRNEPWMELLCNHLRFLSPLAAIPLVTLTGLGLLEFGFPLLAQCSAIGIPALVVLIFLSQYLGSILKPFKSVGRRYAPTATVALISAFAAVLTAGRAFKNTSPSAQFYCRTDYSGLLGAASWLRVPYPFNS; encoded by the exons ATGTTGGGCGAGTATTTGAGGAATGAGCCTTGGATGGAACTTCTATGTAATCATCTCAG GTTCTTAAGCCCTCTTGCTGCTATTCCTCTAGTGACTCTAACTGGACTTGGCCTATTAGAGTTCGGTTTCCCTCTG CTTGCTCAATGCTCTGCAATCGGAATCCCAGCTCTTGTTGTACTCATATTTCTCTCGCAG TATCTTGGTAGCATCTTGAAGCCATTTAAATCCGTTGGACGCCGATATGCACCAACAGCAACAGTAGCCCTAATTTCGGCTTTTGCAGCAGTCCTAACAGCGGGCAGAGCGTTTAAGAATACCTCGCCAAGTGCTCAGTTTTACTGTCGTACTGATTACAGTGGTCTCCTCGGTGCTGCTTCCTG GCTACGAGTCCCTTACCCGTTTAACTCATGA
- the LOC141620247 gene encoding uncharacterized protein LOC141620247, which translates to MKRKLRSGKMMRRDCRNYLLNCLSDELYDYYASFYSIAKKIWKALQKKYDTEEAGAKTFACNRFLNFKMVDSKSVVTQTQELQKCVHDIQSEGVAVDDQMQVAAIIDKLPPSWGEFQKNLRRKQSDLTVIDLITRIRVEEESLKRDNVSNNGNDRKILLGDSHTTKVLGIGDVELKFTSGKVLTLKDVLHTPQIRKNLVSGYLLNKAGFEQVFKSDNYSITKNNMFVGKGYACDGMFKLNVEMNKVVDGSTDPKIHKLGIRAIRCAFSGYSYNSKAYRFLDLENNVVIESLDAIFHEDKFPFANSGGDRVSNENFVSDPRPSITHELVQEKDLRRSKRPRIAKDFGPDFELHYVEDSYLFEDNIICMIDNEPNSLVEAFSSPDANFWREAVNDEMDSLMSNNTWVLVDLPPGCKPIGNKWVLRRKRKPDGSIEKFKARLVIKGFRQKEDIEFFDTYSPVAKISSIRTLIAVATVHNHFIHQMDVKTAFLNRDLDEEIYMEQPEGFVQPGLENKKEYSRIIGSLRYAADTTRPDISYAVGTLLYLKVILCADWNSLAGDTMSTSGFVFLIGGGACLLFYFIVTRSLCTIGRVHSLYYNGKSRSVRRMHGIVRGHLSNGAINVSHVRSKENIADQLTKALAREKIWKASRGMGLLPKDELSHV; encoded by the exons ATGAAAAGGAAGTTGAGAAGCGGAAAAATGATGAGGAGGGATTGTAGGAATTATCTTCTTAATTGTCTTTCTGACGAGCTTTATGACTACTATGCTAGCTTTTATTCTATTGCAAAAAAGATTTGGAAAGCTTTGCAGAAAAAATATGACACGGAGGAAGCCGGTGCAAAAACGTTTGCTTGTAACAGGTTTTTAAATTTTAAAATGGTGGATAGCAAATCTGTGGTGACACAAACACAAGAATTGCAAAAATGTGTACATGACATACAATCCGAAGGTGTCGCCGTTGATGACCAAATGCAAGTTGCGGCAATAATAGACAAGCTACCTCCATCATGGGGAGAGTTCCAAAAGAATCTACGTCGCAAGCAAAGTGATTTGACCGTTATTGATCTAATTACAAGAATCCGAGTTGAGGAAGAGTCTCTTAAGAGAGATAATGTCTCTAACAATGGTAATG ATAGAAAAATACTTTTAGGTGATTCACATACTACTAAGGTTCTTGGTATTGGTGATGTTGAACTTAAATTCACTTCCGGTAAAGTTTTGACCTTGAAGGATGTTCTCCATACTCCTCAAATTCGGAAGAATCTTGTTTCTGGCTATCTCCTCAACAAGGCAGGTTTTGAGCAAGTGTTTAAGTCCGATAATTATTCTATCACTAAGAATAATATGTTTGTTGGCAAAGGCTATGCTTGTGATGGTATGTTCAAATTGAATGTTGAGATGAATAAAGTTGTTGATGGTTCG ACCGATCCTAAAATTCACAAGTTAGGAATTAGAGCTATTAGATGTGCTTTTAGTGGTTACTCTTATAATAGTAAAGCTTATAGATTTTTGGATTTGGAAAATAATGTTGTTATTGAGTCTTTAGATGCTATTTTTCATGAAGATAAATTTCCTTTTGCAAATAGTGGGGGTGATAGAGTTTCTAACGAAAACTTTGTGAGCGATCCTAGACCCTCAATTACACATGAACTAGTACAAGAAAAGGACTTAAGAAGGAGTAAAAGACCTAGAATTGCAAAAGATTTTGGTCCTGATTTTGAGCTTCATTATGTAGAAGATAGTTATCTTTTCGAGGACAATATTATATGCATGATAGATAATGAACCTAATTCCCTTGTCGAGGCTTTTTCATCAcctgatgctaatttttggagaGAGGCTGTCAATGATGAGATGGACTCTTTGATGTCTAATAATACTTGGGTTTTAGTTGATTTACCACCCGGATGCAAACCTATTGGAAATAAATGGGTACTTAGGAGAAAAAGGAAACCAGATGGTAGTATTGAAAAATTTAAAGCTAGACTTGTTATTAAAGGTTTTAGACAAAAAGAAGATATTGAGTTTTTCGATACTTATTCTCCGGTTGCTAAAATTTCTTCTATTAGGACTCTGATTGCGGTTGCAACTGTTCATAATCATTTTATTcatcaaatggatgtaaaaactgcATTTTTAAATAGGGATTTAGATGAGGAAATTTACATGgaacaacccgaaggttttgtgcaACCTGGCTTGGAAAATAAA AAAGAATACTCTAGAATTATTGGTAGTTTGAGATATGCCGCTGACACTACTAGACCTGATATTAGTTATGCCGTTG GCACCCTCCTATACTTGAAGGTTATCTTGTGCGCCGATTGGAATTCTTTAGCCGGAGACACTATGTCTACCAGTGGCTTTGTGTTTTTGATAGGTGGTGGTGCA TGCCTCCTATTTTACTTCATTGTGACAAGATCTTTATGCACTATTGGCAGAGTGCATAGTTTGTACTATAATGGTAAATCCCGATCTGTTAGACGGATGCATGGTATTGTGAGAGGACATTTGTCCAATGGTGCTATAAATGTTAGCCATGTGCGATCAAAAGAGAATATAGCTGATCAATTGACTAAAGCTCTAGCTAGAGAGAAAATTTGGAAAGCATCAAGGGGGATGGGACTTTTGCCCAAAGATGAGTTAAGTCATGTATGA